The sequence CGCCGCCGGTCAGCTGCGCCCGGGTGAGCACCTGGGTCAGGCCGCCCAGCCGAAGCGCCGCAAGACCGGTCGATGACGCCGGACACCTCCCACCGGCCCGCCGGCCCGGCGCGCGCGGACGTCGCGCGCCGGGCCGACGAGCTTGTCCGGCTGGTGCCGGACTACCCGCTGCCGGGCGTGCTCTTCCGGGACATCACGCCGCTGCTGGCCGATGCCGACGCGTTCGCCGGGGTCGTCGGCACGCTCGCGGCCGGGACGACGGGGCCGGTCGACCTGGTCGCCGGGATGGAGGCGCGCGGGTTCCTGCTCGCGGCCCCGGTCGCCGCGGCGCTCGGGTCGGGGGTGGTCCCGGTCCGCAAGGCGGGCAAGCTTCCTGCCCCGACCGCCTCGCAAAGCTATGCGCTCGAGTACGGCGAGGCGACCATCGAGATCCACCCGGCCACCGTGCCCGCCGGGGCGCGCGTGCTCGTCGTCGACGACGTGCTCGCCACGGGCGGGACCGCGGCGGCGACGGTCGAGCTCCTGCGCGGGTGCGGTGCCGAGGTCGTCGGGCTCGCGTTCCTGGTCGAGATCGCCGGGCTCGGCGGACGGGACCTGCTGCCGGGTCTCGCGATCGACACGGTGCTCACGGTCGACTGACGCGCACGCCGCGCGTGCGGCCGGGCGCTGTCCCGCCCCCGTGCCGGGACGGTCGGACCCGCGTACGGTCGTAGACTCGAACGACCGAGCGTGACCAGCAGCAGGAGGGGGACCGGGTGGCGGAGGACCTCGCGTCGGGCGTCGAGCCCACGGGCGGCTCGTCGGACGGCGGCTCGTCGGCGTCGCGTGTGCTGGCGCGGCTCCCGCGGTTCGGTGCGCCCCGTGGCCCCGCCTACCCGGCGCTCGAGCCGGTCCTGCAGGCCGCGCGGGCCAACCACCCGAAGGCCGACCTCACCACGGTCGAGCGCGC is a genomic window of Cellulomonas fulva containing:
- a CDS encoding adenine phosphoribosyltransferase; this translates as MTPDTSHRPAGPARADVARRADELVRLVPDYPLPGVLFRDITPLLADADAFAGVVGTLAAGTTGPVDLVAGMEARGFLLAAPVAAALGSGVVPVRKAGKLPAPTASQSYALEYGEATIEIHPATVPAGARVLVVDDVLATGGTAAATVELLRGCGAEVVGLAFLVEIAGLGGRDLLPGLAIDTVLTVD